A region of Streptomyces sp. TG1A-60 DNA encodes the following proteins:
- a CDS encoding AraC family transcriptional regulator codes for MQVMESGGGQLAVVRPPSGGFPRHSHDEYVISVNLCGLERVRLDRTSFDVGLDEFTVYNPGQVQSCTTQVPPEMSFAAVSWYVPATVVESLTGDAAVDFERPVVRSPHLHAEFLAAARAFRKLAPEGHPSPAESAALVQERLVLVLSRLLDLAAGRRARAPEPADARIAAVLDRLRTDLSGAPRLAELADEAGMSREHLIRTFTRATGAPPYAWHLSARLAEGRRRLRRGEPVVDVAHGLGFADQAHFHRHFTAAYAITPGRYRRLSQINI; via the coding sequence ATGCAGGTCATGGAGTCGGGCGGAGGTCAGCTGGCGGTAGTGCGTCCCCCGTCGGGCGGGTTCCCGCGGCACAGCCACGACGAGTACGTGATCAGCGTCAACCTCTGCGGCCTGGAGCGGGTCCGGCTGGATCGCACCTCGTTCGACGTGGGCCTGGACGAGTTCACCGTTTACAACCCCGGCCAGGTCCAGTCGTGCACCACCCAGGTCCCGCCCGAGATGTCCTTCGCGGCCGTGAGCTGGTACGTCCCGGCAACGGTGGTGGAATCGCTGACCGGCGATGCCGCAGTCGACTTCGAACGGCCCGTCGTCCGTTCTCCGCACCTACACGCCGAGTTCCTCGCTGCCGCCAGGGCATTCCGCAAGCTGGCACCGGAGGGACACCCTTCGCCCGCCGAATCCGCTGCTCTGGTTCAGGAGCGACTGGTGCTCGTGCTGTCGCGGCTGCTCGACCTGGCCGCAGGACGGCGCGCGCGTGCTCCAGAGCCCGCTGACGCCCGGATCGCCGCGGTGCTTGACCGGCTCCGCACCGACCTGTCCGGCGCGCCCCGACTGGCCGAGCTGGCCGACGAGGCAGGCATGTCCCGGGAGCATCTGATCCGGACGTTCACCCGCGCCACCGGCGCCCCGCCCTACGCCTGGCACCTGTCGGCCCGGCTGGCCGAGGGGCGGCGTCGGCTGCGTAGAGGCGAGCCCGTCGTCGACGTCGCGCACGGGCTCGGCTTCGCCGACCAGGCGCATTTCCACCGCCACTTCACCGCGGCGTACGCCATCACGCCGGGCCGGTACCGTCGGCTGTCCCAGATCAACATCTGA
- a CDS encoding MFS transporter, whose protein sequence is MRQAASGLPRPFWWLWASILIGRLGSFVAPFLVLYLTAERGYSASFAGLVAALFGAGGAAASVVGGMLADRVGRRTTLLVAQVTAAGLTSALGFADQPLLIAVLACAAGAASGASRPVVQTVLTDLVPPADRMRAFSLYYWAVNIGFGVAAASAGFISSYGYRWLFLIEAAATLLSALVIAVRLPETMTDPAETDGEGVDEKSAGFRTVLRDRPFLAAVGLSFLLIVVFQQATAGLPVAMDRDGLTAAQYGLVISLNGILIVALQLPLGRRLEGSNPGRLLVLAALLCGGGFGLNALAGDAAVYAIAVVVWTLGEIVHSPVNMGLIARFSTSTARGRYQGIHALSWAIATMAAPLCAGIVIDRFGPDTLWAACTVLSVCAAVGYWALLLRGPDRHRHAPHPGIPTVRPRRAPRHPPC, encoded by the coding sequence ATGAGACAGGCCGCTTCCGGGCTGCCGCGCCCTTTCTGGTGGTTGTGGGCAAGCATTCTGATCGGCCGCCTCGGCTCCTTCGTTGCCCCTTTCCTGGTCCTGTATCTGACGGCGGAACGCGGCTACTCAGCGAGCTTCGCCGGACTGGTCGCGGCGCTCTTCGGAGCGGGCGGCGCGGCTGCTTCTGTGGTGGGCGGCATGCTGGCCGACCGAGTGGGGCGGCGGACCACCCTGCTGGTCGCGCAGGTGACGGCGGCAGGGCTGACCTCAGCCCTGGGTTTCGCTGACCAGCCCCTGCTGATCGCTGTACTCGCTTGCGCGGCCGGCGCGGCGAGCGGAGCCTCCCGCCCGGTGGTCCAGACGGTCCTGACGGACCTGGTTCCTCCCGCAGACCGGATGCGGGCGTTCTCTCTGTATTACTGGGCCGTCAACATTGGCTTCGGCGTCGCCGCGGCGAGCGCCGGATTCATCTCCTCCTACGGATACCGGTGGCTGTTTCTCATCGAGGCGGCAGCGACGCTGCTCTCCGCGCTCGTGATCGCCGTCAGACTTCCGGAGACCATGACCGACCCGGCGGAGACCGATGGAGAAGGCGTCGATGAGAAGAGCGCCGGATTTCGGACGGTGCTGCGGGACAGGCCGTTCCTGGCAGCCGTGGGCCTGTCCTTCCTCCTGATCGTGGTGTTCCAGCAGGCGACTGCCGGGCTGCCGGTGGCCATGGACCGCGACGGCCTGACCGCGGCCCAGTACGGGCTGGTGATCAGTCTGAACGGCATCCTCATCGTCGCCCTGCAACTGCCGCTCGGCCGCAGACTCGAAGGCTCGAACCCGGGCCGTCTGCTCGTCCTGGCCGCGCTGCTGTGCGGAGGCGGCTTCGGCCTCAACGCCCTCGCCGGAGACGCGGCCGTGTACGCGATCGCCGTCGTGGTGTGGACGCTGGGGGAGATCGTGCACTCGCCGGTGAACATGGGCCTGATCGCACGGTTCTCGACAAGCACTGCCCGAGGCCGCTACCAGGGCATCCACGCGCTGTCCTGGGCCATTGCCACCATGGCCGCGCCCCTGTGCGCCGGCATCGTCATCGACCGTTTCGGCCCCGACACCTTGTGGGCCGCCTGCACGGTTCTCAGTGTCTGCGCCGCTGTCGGCTACTGGGCCCTGCTGCTGCGAGGGCCAGACCGTCACCGGCACGCACCACACCCCGGCATCCCGACCGTGCGGCCCCGGCGTGCCCCGCGGCACCCGCCCTGCTAG
- a CDS encoding GNAT family N-acetyltransferase — MTSPDPIITAVTADDPRIEQLVRDLDADLTARYPDEPCTGGAHISPGIRFLLAEADGRPVGCCAVQPFPFPDSAAELKRMYVTPEARGRGIAARLLAEAERTATALGHTEMRLETAVHQPEAIALYTRAGYALIPNYPPYQHKTLSRCYAKPLALPEAGPEDREEITAFLAGQGLPPQDVLAPGTRYWLTRDAAGPATTVGLERQGHCVLLRSVAVRPDLRGCGAARRLVRRVLTEAAAQGGHTAYLFSTGAGPVWERLGFRPVPVAEAAEALSDAPQVRQYRATGSLTDEAAWRHDLVDVTTGNLPPMSADHSAADARHTAAVTGR, encoded by the coding sequence GTGACCTCGCCCGACCCCATCATCACCGCCGTGACGGCCGACGACCCGAGGATCGAGCAGCTGGTACGCGACCTCGACGCCGACCTCACGGCGCGTTACCCGGACGAGCCGTGCACCGGCGGCGCCCACATCAGCCCCGGGATCCGCTTCCTGCTCGCCGAAGCCGACGGCCGGCCGGTCGGCTGCTGCGCCGTGCAGCCCTTCCCGTTCCCGGACAGCGCCGCCGAACTGAAGCGCATGTACGTCACGCCAGAGGCGCGCGGCCGGGGCATAGCCGCTCGCCTCCTGGCCGAGGCCGAGCGCACCGCCACCGCCCTCGGCCACACCGAGATGCGCCTGGAGACGGCCGTCCACCAGCCCGAGGCCATCGCGCTGTACACCCGCGCCGGCTATGCCCTCATCCCCAACTACCCGCCCTACCAGCACAAGACGCTCAGCCGCTGCTATGCCAAGCCGCTGGCGCTGCCCGAAGCGGGGCCGGAGGACCGGGAGGAGATCACGGCCTTCCTCGCGGGCCAGGGGCTCCCGCCCCAGGACGTCCTGGCTCCCGGCACTCGTTACTGGCTCACCAGGGATGCGGCGGGGCCGGCCACGACCGTGGGCCTGGAGCGGCAGGGTCACTGCGTGCTGCTGCGCAGCGTCGCGGTCCGCCCCGATCTTCGGGGGTGCGGAGCCGCGCGGCGGCTGGTGCGGCGCGTTCTCACGGAAGCGGCCGCACAGGGCGGGCATACGGCGTACTTGTTCTCCACCGGCGCCGGACCGGTGTGGGAACGGCTGGGCTTTCGGCCGGTGCCGGTTGCCGAGGCTGCCGAGGCCCTGTCCGATGCGCCACAGGTCCGTCAGTACCGGGCGACCGGAAGTCTGACCGACGAAGCCGCATGGCGCCATGACCTCGTCGATGTCACAACGGGCAACCTGCCGCCCATGAGTGCTGACCACTCCGCCGCCGATGCCCGGCACACTGCTGCGGTCACCGGCAGATGA
- a CDS encoding LysR family transcriptional regulator, which yields MDARQLRILRELRELGSVTAVAEALLVTPSAVSQQLRLLQRSIPVPLTERAGRRVVLTEAGQALADAAIEVETALARARNAVTDYVEQPDGVVSVAAFHSGAATFFPLLLRGLTGPGRPRLALADEDVAQNHFPRLTRDYDLVLAHRLDHAPAWPRTVTATTLLREPLDIAVPIDHPLAARRQLSPQDVADQPWITVHDGFPLLATIEAIATAANRRPDIVHRVNEFSVVAEVVAAGGGLALMPRWTARPHPAVVLKPLSGVHTHRHIDVLHRPERIARNAVRTVLAELHRAAAVIQTRDDEVQPGADDHGD from the coding sequence GTGGATGCACGACAACTGCGGATCCTGCGGGAACTGAGAGAGCTCGGCAGCGTCACCGCGGTCGCCGAAGCTCTGCTGGTGACGCCCTCGGCGGTCTCGCAGCAACTGCGGCTGCTGCAACGCTCGATCCCCGTGCCGCTGACCGAGCGCGCGGGACGCCGGGTGGTGCTCACCGAGGCCGGGCAGGCACTGGCCGACGCCGCGATCGAGGTGGAGACCGCCCTGGCACGAGCACGGAACGCCGTCACTGACTACGTCGAACAGCCCGACGGCGTCGTCTCGGTGGCCGCCTTCCACAGTGGAGCGGCCACGTTCTTCCCTCTTCTGCTGCGCGGCCTCACCGGCCCGGGCCGCCCCCGCCTGGCGCTCGCCGACGAGGACGTAGCCCAGAACCACTTCCCCCGCCTCACCCGCGACTACGACCTCGTGCTCGCCCACCGGCTCGACCACGCTCCGGCATGGCCGCGCACCGTGACCGCCACCACGCTGCTGCGCGAACCGCTCGACATCGCGGTACCGATCGACCACCCGTTGGCCGCACGGCGCCAGCTGTCCCCGCAGGACGTGGCCGATCAGCCCTGGATCACCGTGCACGACGGATTCCCGCTGCTGGCCACCATCGAGGCCATCGCCACTGCCGCGAACCGCCGGCCCGACATCGTCCACCGCGTCAATGAATTCTCCGTGGTCGCCGAGGTCGTGGCAGCCGGCGGCGGTTTGGCACTCATGCCGCGTTGGACGGCGCGTCCCCACCCCGCGGTCGTCCTCAAACCGCTCAGCGGTGTACACACCCACCGCCACATCGACGTACTGCACCGTCCCGAACGCATCGCCCGCAATGCCGTCCGCACGGTTCTCGCCGAGCTGCACCGCGCCGCCGCAGTAATCCAGACCCGGGACGACGAGGTCCAGCCAGGTGCCGACGACCACGGTGACTGA
- a CDS encoding TetR family transcriptional regulator C-terminal domain-containing protein: MPRQVDHEERREAISQAVWHVVSDSGLEGLTLRAVAAAAGCTTGMVTHYFADKKALLAHARTEMHRRMAARIDTLAIGENARDTLYAVAEQALPLDAERHLEAAVWSQFLLSTRNDPALLAEHIRSHASWISRLTGLVQAACLDRPEPADLHIRVRSLVACLDGLALNAVTDPDAYPPDLQRRVLETQLDLILERNGSL, translated from the coding sequence ATGCCGAGACAGGTGGACCACGAAGAGCGGCGGGAGGCGATCTCCCAAGCTGTATGGCATGTCGTCTCGGACAGCGGCCTGGAGGGCCTGACCCTGCGCGCGGTCGCCGCCGCAGCGGGCTGCACCACGGGAATGGTCACGCACTACTTCGCCGACAAGAAGGCGCTCCTGGCCCATGCCCGCACCGAGATGCACCGTCGGATGGCGGCGCGCATCGACACCCTTGCCATCGGCGAGAACGCCCGCGACACGCTGTACGCCGTGGCCGAGCAGGCCCTGCCCCTGGACGCCGAGCGGCATCTGGAGGCCGCCGTCTGGTCCCAGTTCCTCCTCAGCACCCGAAACGACCCCGCACTGCTCGCCGAGCACATCCGCAGTCACGCCTCCTGGATCAGCCGCCTGACTGGTCTGGTGCAGGCCGCCTGCCTCGACCGCCCGGAACCAGCCGACCTCCACATCCGGGTGCGCAGCCTCGTCGCCTGTCTGGACGGGCTCGCCCTGAACGCCGTGACCGACCCGGACGCCTATCCGCCCGACCTCCAGCGGCGCGTCCTGGAAACCCAGCTCGACCTGATCCTCGAACGGAACGGAAGCCTGTGA
- a CDS encoding DMT family transporter, with amino-acid sequence MRDARRTDLILLLVAIVWGSSYLSAKTATAVLPVLVVLFARYAISAIVCLALVASRGASRRWTRPELRVGALLGVTQAAVLVLETYGVAHTSAANAGLIISLTIVLTPLLDRTGGSGRLPLTFFAAAGLCVLAVGFLLSGTGLHTVRTGDLLMLAAAAVRAGHVALVGRLSAGRTLRPLHLTAVQSLVGSALFLAPAASNLGTLAHSDAMTWAQLAYLALFCSLFAFLAQTWAVQRTSASRASLLLGTEPVWAVAVGIGLGGERLTVLSALGASLMVAGTYWGQAIERAHRTGPERDTAVLMTADPPHGAHHSGAAAEPVHSQNGAVVAPSGHKLTKT; translated from the coding sequence ATGCGTGATGCCCGCCGTACCGACCTGATACTTCTCCTCGTTGCGATCGTCTGGGGTTCCAGCTACCTGTCGGCGAAGACGGCCACCGCCGTTCTGCCGGTCCTCGTGGTGCTGTTCGCCCGGTATGCCATCTCGGCGATCGTCTGCCTCGCTCTGGTCGCCTCCCGTGGGGCGTCCCGACGCTGGACCCGCCCCGAGCTCCGCGTGGGGGCGCTGCTGGGCGTCACGCAGGCGGCGGTCCTGGTGCTGGAGACGTACGGGGTGGCACATACCAGCGCCGCCAACGCGGGCCTGATCATCAGCCTGACCATCGTGCTGACGCCGCTGCTGGACCGCACGGGTGGCAGCGGCAGGCTGCCTCTGACGTTCTTCGCGGCTGCCGGTCTGTGCGTCCTGGCCGTGGGGTTCCTTCTGTCCGGCACCGGACTGCACACCGTGCGGACCGGCGACCTGCTGATGCTCGCCGCCGCAGCGGTGCGTGCCGGACACGTCGCGCTCGTCGGTCGACTCTCCGCGGGCCGCACTCTGCGCCCGCTGCACCTCACGGCCGTCCAGTCCCTCGTCGGCTCCGCACTCTTTCTGGCACCCGCCGCGTCCAACCTGGGGACGCTGGCGCACAGCGATGCCATGACCTGGGCTCAGCTCGCTTATCTGGCTCTGTTCTGCAGCCTCTTCGCCTTCCTGGCGCAGACATGGGCGGTGCAGCGGACGTCAGCCAGCCGGGCCAGCCTCCTGCTGGGCACCGAACCGGTCTGGGCGGTCGCGGTGGGAATCGGCCTCGGCGGCGAAAGGCTCACCGTCCTGTCTGCCCTCGGTGCGTCGCTCATGGTCGCCGGAACCTATTGGGGTCAGGCCATCGAGCGCGCCCACCGCACCGGCCCGGAGCGGGACACCGCAGTCCTCATGACTGCCGACCCACCCCACGGCGCCCACCACAGCGGCGCCGCGGCAGAGCCCGTCCATTCACAGAATGGAGCGGTGGTCGCGCCTTCAGGACACAAGCTGACGAAGACGTAA
- a CDS encoding ATP-binding protein: protein MRMPLYARDSILRALVPRLVGLAADRRELVLREHRDDLPVTLLTGLHGMGRTAVLDSLEEAYRGRVPLGRVDAAQIEQGRWSGSTAANTSAVVEILEQLVCGLAPVVPGAGRLRFSRLLPGLFAVSSWHRGSEVEQSLARDRIARLLVACGLEKGTADADGSQWTYDVSDRLADPDRRRHDLAPVTEAVVQQYFGRHTRSRAERLVHQWYQSRFPGSEDGEAALIRLSLRFHQGGDFQRAVEHTLIAAFLEDLTDAHGRWHRINRTPRPLVLLDNAHTAAGQRVLGLLLEHRAAPESGTRDPLVVVATRLGDGADLYPDATRREPPELLHASGWERTVPGSPSAGLLVIPLTPLTHDDLLLMLDPAEGPLHRHLPSALHALTRGHPGGSRMLCEAVVRASGRRAVAPEELLDLPAEEGRPVAEVLLEQLIPQPQLRARLIPLALARDREAAQALVAASAPAGGGFPGAGLPSAAQYLEEEHWTAGTDGAAPATGFVSDPFLRALLLHGARTTSAAAPPGRRWEDLHALLREHHAAQGAGHEPDVLRHTLAAGGADPVVSALTEYFGTWEAGRWLDTLRYAAEAPRPPSDRWTDERAEIARGAHDHRYAETDDVRRSVNRLLHTLWYLSETYAEPLPDLCDDLGSELAFLSMRHPAGRAVLNEAARAWPAAARERRPYPTYGSARDEE from the coding sequence ATGCGGATGCCCTTGTACGCACGGGACTCCATCCTGCGCGCGTTGGTGCCCCGTCTGGTCGGCCTGGCCGCCGACCGACGGGAACTCGTCCTCCGGGAACACCGCGACGACCTCCCCGTGACGCTGCTGACCGGCCTCCACGGCATGGGCAGGACAGCGGTCCTGGACTCCCTGGAAGAGGCCTACCGCGGGCGCGTTCCGCTCGGCAGGGTCGATGCCGCGCAGATCGAGCAGGGGCGGTGGTCCGGTTCCACGGCGGCCAACACGTCGGCCGTGGTGGAGATCCTGGAGCAGCTGGTGTGCGGGCTGGCGCCCGTGGTCCCCGGTGCCGGGCGGCTGCGGTTCTCCCGTCTGCTGCCCGGACTGTTCGCCGTGTCCAGCTGGCACCGCGGCAGCGAGGTCGAACAGTCGCTGGCCCGTGACCGGATCGCGCGCCTCCTCGTGGCCTGCGGTCTCGAGAAGGGCACGGCCGACGCGGACGGCAGCCAGTGGACGTACGACGTCAGCGACCGCCTCGCCGACCCGGACCGGCGCCGGCACGACCTGGCTCCCGTCACCGAGGCGGTCGTCCAGCAGTACTTCGGCCGGCACACCCGCAGCCGCGCCGAACGGCTGGTGCACCAGTGGTACCAGAGCCGTTTCCCGGGCTCCGAGGACGGTGAAGCCGCCCTGATCCGGCTGAGCCTGCGCTTCCACCAGGGCGGCGACTTCCAGCGCGCGGTCGAGCACACCCTGATCGCCGCGTTCCTCGAAGACCTCACCGACGCCCACGGCCGGTGGCATCGGATCAACCGGACACCGCGCCCCCTGGTCCTGCTGGACAACGCGCACACCGCCGCCGGACAGCGCGTGCTCGGCCTGCTGCTCGAACACCGTGCCGCGCCCGAGTCCGGCACCCGCGACCCGCTGGTCGTCGTCGCGACCCGGCTGGGCGACGGCGCGGACCTCTACCCGGACGCGACGCGCCGCGAACCGCCCGAACTGCTCCACGCCTCCGGCTGGGAGCGCACCGTCCCCGGCTCGCCGTCGGCGGGACTGCTCGTGATCCCCTTGACACCGCTGACCCACGACGACCTGCTGCTGATGCTCGACCCGGCCGAGGGCCCGCTCCACCGCCATCTGCCGTCGGCACTGCACGCGCTGACCCGGGGGCACCCGGGGGGCAGCAGGATGCTGTGCGAGGCGGTCGTACGCGCCAGTGGACGACGCGCCGTCGCACCGGAGGAGTTGCTCGACCTGCCGGCCGAGGAGGGACGACCGGTCGCCGAGGTGCTGCTGGAGCAGCTGATTCCGCAGCCCCAGCTGCGCGCCCGTCTTATACCGCTCGCCCTGGCCCGCGACCGGGAGGCCGCACAGGCGCTGGTGGCGGCGTCCGCACCGGCCGGTGGCGGCTTCCCGGGCGCCGGGCTCCCGTCCGCCGCCCAGTACCTGGAGGAGGAGCACTGGACGGCCGGGACGGACGGCGCCGCCCCCGCCACAGGTTTCGTCTCCGACCCGTTCCTGCGCGCCCTGCTGCTCCACGGGGCCCGTACGACCTCCGCGGCAGCCCCGCCGGGACGGCGCTGGGAGGATCTGCACGCTCTCCTGCGCGAGCACCACGCGGCACAAGGAGCCGGGCACGAGCCCGACGTGCTGCGGCACACCCTGGCGGCGGGGGGCGCGGATCCGGTGGTGAGCGCGCTGACCGAGTACTTCGGCACCTGGGAGGCGGGCCGCTGGCTGGACACCCTCCGGTACGCCGCCGAGGCCCCCCGGCCCCCGTCGGACCGGTGGACCGACGAGCGCGCCGAGATCGCCCGCGGTGCCCATGACCACCGCTACGCCGAGACCGACGACGTACGCAGATCCGTCAACAGGCTGCTGCACACGCTCTGGTACCTCTCCGAGACCTACGCGGAACCCCTGCCCGACCTGTGTGACGACCTCGGCTCCGAGCTGGCGTTCCT
- a CDS encoding helix-turn-helix transcriptional regulator encodes MESVESVEQGEAEGAREDGGPRPEDEPGSGVVTAFGRQLKLLRVRAGLERPEFGKLTGYAGQSIASFEQGRRIPPPRFIDRADEVLDAGGVLKALKEEVGRAQYPAFFRDMARLEAEAVELCAYDSHVVNGLLQTEEYTRALLAMRRPLLNEETIELRVAARLARQVIFDRWPAPLLSFVLEESVLRKPLGGKAVLRGQLEQLLLIGQKRNVEIQVMPLDREDNAGVDGPFTVLTRKGGEQVTYMEVQGRSSLLTDREEVRLAAARYGIIRSQALTPRESLGFIEKLLGEL; translated from the coding sequence ATGGAGTCGGTGGAATCGGTGGAGCAGGGCGAGGCCGAGGGCGCGCGGGAAGACGGTGGGCCCAGGCCGGAGGACGAGCCGGGGTCGGGCGTGGTGACGGCGTTCGGGCGGCAGTTGAAGCTGCTGCGGGTTCGGGCGGGCCTGGAACGACCGGAGTTCGGGAAGCTCACGGGCTACGCGGGCCAGTCGATCGCCTCCTTCGAGCAGGGCCGGCGGATTCCCCCGCCGAGGTTCATCGACCGCGCGGACGAGGTGCTGGACGCCGGGGGCGTCCTCAAGGCGCTGAAGGAGGAGGTGGGGCGGGCACAGTATCCGGCGTTCTTCCGGGACATGGCGCGGTTGGAGGCGGAGGCGGTCGAGTTGTGCGCCTACGACTCCCACGTGGTCAACGGGCTGTTGCAGACGGAGGAGTACACGCGGGCGTTGCTCGCCATGCGGCGCCCGCTGCTGAACGAGGAGACGATCGAGCTGCGGGTGGCAGCGCGACTCGCCCGGCAGGTGATCTTCGATCGCTGGCCTGCACCACTGCTCAGCTTCGTGCTCGAAGAGTCCGTGTTGCGTAAGCCTCTCGGCGGGAAGGCAGTGCTGCGAGGGCAGCTCGAACAGCTACTGCTCATCGGCCAGAAGCGCAATGTGGAGATCCAGGTCATGCCGCTCGACCGGGAGGACAACGCGGGAGTGGACGGCCCGTTCACGGTTCTTACGCGGAAGGGCGGCGAGCAGGTCACGTACATGGAGGTCCAAGGGCGCAGCAGCCTCCTGACGGACCGAGAAGAGGTGCGTCTCGCTGCCGCGCGCTATGGGATCATCCGATCGCAGGCTCTCACTCCGCGAGAGTCCCTGGGATTCATCGAGAAGTTGCTGGGAGAGCTATGA
- a CDS encoding ATP-binding protein, whose product MRFSSTPRGARLARRLAGQRLDAWGIPYDCDTHHALTHIVAELAANAVRHGRVSGRDFHLSLVRDAMTVRIEVTDTRTEGVPVVPVAATPTDLRDTGRGLLLVEHLADHWDWHPRRDGPGKTVWAEYVLPAGG is encoded by the coding sequence ATGCGCTTCAGCTCCACTCCGCGCGGCGCGCGGCTCGCCCGGCGTCTTGCCGGGCAGCGGCTCGACGCGTGGGGCATCCCCTATGACTGCGACACGCACCACGCACTGACGCACATCGTCGCCGAGCTCGCCGCCAACGCCGTCCGGCACGGCCGGGTCTCCGGCCGCGACTTCCACCTCTCGTTGGTCCGCGACGCCATGACCGTACGGATCGAGGTCACCGACACCCGCACCGAAGGCGTACCGGTCGTACCGGTCGCAGCGACGCCCACGGACCTCCGCGACACCGGCCGCGGCCTGCTCCTGGTGGAGCACCTCGCCGACCACTGGGACTGGCACCCGCGCCGGGACGGCCCCGGCAAGACGGTCTGGGCGGAGTACGTCCTGCCTGCGGGAGGCTGA
- a CDS encoding DUF397 domain-containing protein, which produces MNTAGSSDAALELAWCKSSYSGAEGGQCVEVAAAVDAVHIRDSKVRSGPVLTVTPEAWAGLVRLAADQAV; this is translated from the coding sequence ATGAACACCGCAGGTAGCTCGGATGCCGCTCTGGAACTCGCCTGGTGCAAAAGCAGCTACAGCGGCGCCGAGGGCGGGCAGTGCGTGGAGGTCGCAGCCGCCGTGGACGCCGTACACATCCGGGACTCGAAGGTCCGATCCGGACCGGTTCTGACGGTCACCCCCGAGGCGTGGGCCGGGCTCGTCCGGCTGGCCGCCGACCAGGCCGTCTGA
- a CDS encoding serine/threonine-protein kinase, translating into MPQEAISDRYELLEELSHGGMGDVWRGYDAVLDRPVAVKLIRQASVTSPQLAEEFAKRFRREARITARIQHPGVPQVYDAVLDASYERLFLVMELVDGVPLSAYLDPGRPLPVSWAAAVAAQVATVLSYAHDVPVIHRDLKPGNILVARDGTVKVLDFGIAAILRTDVTKLTATGSPIGTHQYMSPEQVRGGRITPGTDLYALGCVLHELLSGCLAFEAASEYLLMYQHVNAAPTPLRRLRPDVPEALEELVLHLLRKAPEARPADTQEVYARLLPFLPPPGGEPGTADAGPAGAPDPTGVFRHPFAPRARAQAPAPGGSTPTAVLPGARPVPVPARLREDIKEAYAHSDALLGEERFAQAAEVLGEVIEPAALALGSESKPVLALRRQRAAIRLLGGDYRAALPEFDALADAYARIAGPTGEQARACRAQAARCRAELGQVTDALAALQGVLNVVRAVDSDVSEEAVELRHNIGMLLLAQGRAVEARQVLEPLHQDMCMVFGPDDEMTVEIAEALAVIRLGLDGSAS; encoded by the coding sequence GTGCCGCAGGAGGCGATCTCCGACCGTTACGAACTCCTGGAGGAGCTCAGCCACGGCGGCATGGGCGACGTGTGGCGCGGCTACGACGCCGTGCTCGACCGGCCCGTCGCCGTGAAGCTCATCCGGCAGGCGTCGGTCACCTCCCCGCAGTTGGCCGAGGAGTTCGCCAAGCGCTTCCGTCGCGAGGCCCGCATCACCGCGCGCATCCAGCACCCCGGCGTGCCGCAGGTGTACGACGCGGTGCTCGACGCGTCGTACGAGCGGCTGTTCCTGGTGATGGAGCTCGTCGACGGCGTACCGCTGTCCGCCTATCTCGACCCCGGCCGGCCGCTGCCGGTCAGCTGGGCGGCGGCCGTCGCCGCGCAGGTCGCGACCGTGCTGTCGTACGCGCACGACGTGCCGGTGATCCACCGGGACCTCAAGCCGGGCAACATCCTCGTCGCCCGTGACGGCACGGTGAAGGTCCTCGACTTCGGCATCGCGGCGATCCTGCGCACCGACGTCACCAAGCTGACCGCCACCGGCAGCCCCATCGGCACCCACCAGTACATGTCGCCCGAGCAGGTCCGGGGCGGACGCATCACCCCGGGGACCGACCTGTACGCGCTGGGCTGTGTGCTGCACGAACTCCTCAGCGGGTGCCTCGCGTTCGAAGCGGCCAGCGAGTACCTGCTGATGTACCAGCACGTCAACGCCGCCCCCACCCCGCTGCGCCGGCTGCGGCCCGACGTCCCCGAGGCGCTGGAGGAGCTGGTCCTGCACCTGCTGCGCAAGGCGCCCGAGGCACGGCCCGCCGACACGCAGGAGGTGTACGCGCGGCTGCTGCCGTTCCTCCCCCCGCCAGGCGGAGAACCCGGCACGGCCGATGCCGGGCCGGCCGGCGCGCCCGACCCGACGGGCGTGTTCCGTCACCCCTTCGCGCCCCGCGCCCGCGCCCAGGCCCCCGCACCCGGCGGTTCGACGCCGACAGCCGTCCTCCCGGGGGCCCGGCCGGTGCCCGTCCCCGCCCGGCTGCGCGAGGACATCAAGGAGGCGTACGCCCACTCCGACGCCCTGCTGGGGGAGGAGCGGTTCGCGCAGGCCGCCGAGGTGCTCGGCGAGGTCATCGAACCCGCGGCCCTCGCCCTCGGCTCCGAGAGCAAGCCGGTGCTGGCGCTGCGCCGCCAGCGAGCGGCGATCCGCCTCCTCGGCGGCGACTACCGGGCCGCCCTGCCCGAGTTCGACGCTCTCGCCGACGCGTACGCCCGCATCGCCGGACCCACCGGCGAGCAGGCCCGCGCCTGCCGCGCCCAGGCGGCCCGGTGCCGCGCCGAACTCGGCCAGGTCACCGACGCGCTCGCCGCGCTCCAGGGCGTGCTGAACGTCGTGCGGGCCGTCGACAGCGACGTGAGCGAGGAAGCCGTGGAGCTACGGCACAACATCGGGATGCTGCTGCTCGCCCAGGGCCGGGCCGTCGAAGCCCGGCAGGTCCTCGAACCGCTCCACCAGGACATGTGCATGGTGTTCGGCCCCGACGACGAGATGACCGTCGAGATCGCCGAGGCACTCGCCGTGATCCGCCTCGGGCTCGACGGTTCGGCTTCCTGA